The following nucleotide sequence is from Chiloscyllium plagiosum isolate BGI_BamShark_2017 unplaced genomic scaffold, ASM401019v2 scaf_13074, whole genome shotgun sequence.
NNNNNNNNNNNNNNNNNNNNNNNNNNNNNNNNNNNNNNNNNNNNNNNNNNNNNNNNNNNNNNNNNNNNNNNNNNNNNNNNNNNNNNNNNNNNNNNNNNNNNNNNNNNNNNNNNNNNNNNNNNNNNNNNNNNNNNNNNNNNNNNNNNNNNNNNNNNNNNNNNNNNNNNNNNNNNNNNNNNNNNNNNNNNNNNNNNNNNNNNNNNNNNNNNNNNNNNNNNNNNNNNNNNNNNNNNNNNNNNNNNNNNNNNNNNNNNNNNNNNNNNNNNNNNNNNNNNNNNNNNNNNNNNNNNNNNNNNNNNNNNNNNNNNNNNNNNNNNNNNNNNNNNNNNNNNNNNNNNNNNNNNNNNNNNNNNNNNNNNNNNNNNNNNNNNNNNNNNNNNNNNNNNNNNNNNNNNNNNNNNNNNNNNNNNNNNNNNNNNNNNNNNNNNNNNNNNNNNNNNNNNNNNNNNNNNNNNNNNNNNNNNNNNNNNNNNNNNNNNNNNNNNNNNNNNNNNNNNNNNNNNNNNNNNNNNNNNNNNNNNNNNNNNNNNNNNNNNNNNNNNNNNNNNNNNNNNNNNNNNNNNNNNNNNNNNNNNNNNNNNNNNNNNNNNNNNNNNNNNNNNNNNNNNNNNNNNNNNNNNNNNNNNNNNNNNNNNNNNNNNNNNNNNNNNNNNNNNNNNNNNNNNNNNNNNNNNNNNNNNNNNNNNNNNNNNNNNNNNNNNNNNNNNNNNNNNNNNNNNNNNNNNNNNNNNNNNNNNNNNNNNNNNNNNNNNNNNNNNNNNNNNNNNNNNNNNNNNNNNNNNNNNNNNNNNNNNNNNNNNNNNNNNNNNNNNNNNNNNNNNNNNNNNNNNNNNNNNNNNNNNNNNNNNNNNNNNNNNNNNNNNNNNNNNNNNNNNNNNNNNNNNNNNNNNNNNNNNNNNNNNNNNNNNNNNNNNNNNNNNNNNNNNNNNNNNNNNNNNNNNNNNNNNNNNNNNNNNNNNNNNNNNNNNNNNNNNNNNNNNNNNNNNNNNNNNNNNNNNNNNNNNNNNNNNNNNNNNNNNNNNNNNNNNNNNNNNNNNNNNNNNNNNNNNNNNNNNNNNNNNNNNNNNNNNNNNNNNNNNNNNNNNNNNNNNNNNNNNNNNNNNNNNNNNNNNNNNNNNNNNNNNNNNNNNNNNNNNNNNNNNNNNNNNNNNNNNNNNNNNNNNNNNNNNNNNNNNNNNNNNNNNNNNNNNNNNNNNNNNNNNNNNNNNNNNNNNNNNNNNNNNNNNNNNNNNNNNNNNNNNNNNNNNNNNNNNNNNNNNNNNNNNNNNNNNNNNNNNNNNNNNNNNNNNNNNNNNNNNNNNNNNNNNNNNNNNNNNNNNNNNNNNNNNNNNNNNNNNNNNNNNNNNNNNNNNNNNNNNNNNNNNNNNNNNNNNNNNNNNNNNNNNNNNNNNNNNNNNNNNNNNNNNNNNNNNNNNNNNNNNNNNNNNNNNNNNNNNNNNNNNNNNNNNNNNNNNNNNNNNNNNNNNNNNNNNNNNNNNNNNNNNNNNNNNNNNNNNNNNNNNNNNNNNNNNNNNNNNNNNNNNNNNNNNNNNNNNNNNNNNNNNNNNNNNNNNNNNNNNNNNNNNNNNNNNNNNNNNNNNNNNNNNNNNNNNNNNNNNNNNNNNNNNNNNNNNNNNNNNNNNNNNNNNNNNNNNNNNNNNNNNNNNNNNNNNNNNNNNNNNNNNNNNNNNNNNNNNNNNNNNNNNNNNNNNNNNNNNNNNNNNNNNNNNNNNNNNNNNNNNNNNNNNNNNNNNNNNNNNNNNNNNNNNNNNNNNNNNNNNNNNNNNNNNNNNNNNNNNNNNNNNNNNNNNNNNNNNNNNNNNNNNNNNNNNNNNNNNNNNNNNNNNNNNNNNNNNNNNNNNNNNNNNNNNNNNNNNNNNNNNNNNNNNNNNNNNNNNNNNNNNNNNNNNNNNNNNNNNNNNNNNNNNNNNNNNNNNNNNNNNNNNNNNNNNNNNNNNNNNNNNNNNNNNNNNNNNNNNNNNNNNNNNNNNNNNNNNNNNNNNNNNNNNNNNNNNNNNNNNNNNNNNNNNNNNNNNNNNNNNNNNNNNNNNNNNNNNNNNNNNNNNNNNNNNNNNNNNNNNNNNNNNNNNNNNNNNNNNNNNNNNNNNNNNNNNNNNNNNNNNNNNNNNNNNNNNNNNNNNNNNNNNNNNNNNNNNNNNNNNNNNNNNNNNNNNNNNNNNNNNNNNNNNNNNNNNNNNNNNNNNNNNNNNNNNNNNNNNNNNNNNNNNNNNNNNNNNNNNNNNNNNNNNNNNNNNNNNNNNNNNNNNNNNNNNNNNNNNNNNNNNNNNNNNNNNNNNNNNNNNNNNNNNNNNNNNNNNNNNNNNNNNNNNNNNNNNNNNNNNNNNNNNNNNNNNNNNNNNNNNNNNNNNNNNNNNNNNNNNNNNNNNNNNNNNNNNNNNNNNNNNNNNNNNNNNNNNNNNNNNNNNNNNNNNNNNNNNNNNNNNNNNNNNNNNNNNNNNNNNNNNNNNNNNNNNNNNNNNNNNNNNNNNNNNNNNNNNNNNNNNNNNNNNNNNNNNNNNNNNNNNNNNNNNNNNNNNNNNNNNNNNNNNNNNNNNNNNNNNNNNNNNNNNNNNNNNNNNNNNNNNNNNNNNNNNNNNNNNNNNNNNNNNNNNNNNNNNNNNNNNNNNNNNNNNNNNNNNNNNNNNNNNNNNNNNNNNNNNNNNNNNNNNNNNNNNNNNNNNNNNNNNNNNNNNNNNNNNNNNNNNNNNNNNNNNNNNNNNNNNNNNNNNNNNNNNNNNNNNNNNNNNNNNNNNNNNNNNNNNNNNNNNNNNNNNNNNNNNNNNNNNNNNNNNNNNNNNNNNNNNNNNNNNNNNNNNNNNNNNNNNNNNNNNNNNNNNNNNNNNNNNNNNNNNNNNNNNNNNNNNNNNNNNNNNNNNNNNNNNNNNNNNNNNNNNNNNNNNNNNNNNNNNNNNNNNNNNNNNNNNNNNNNNNNNNNNNNNNNNNNNNNNNNNNNNNNNNNNNNNNNNNNNNNNNNNNNNNNNNNNNNNNNNNNNNNNNNNNNNNNNNNNNNNNNNNNNNNNNNNNNNNNNNNNNNNNNNNNNNNNNNNNNNNNNNNNNNNNNNNNNNNNNNNNNNNNNNNNNNNNNNNNNNNNNNNNNNNNNNNNNNNNNNNNNNNNNNNNNNNNNNNNNNNNNNNNNNNNNNNNNNNNNNNNNNNNNNNNNNNNNNNNNNNNNNNNNNNNNNNNNNNNNNNNNNNNNNNNNNNNNNNNNNNNNNNNNNNNNNNNNNNNNNNNNNNNNNNNNNNNNNNNNNNNNNNNNNNNNNNNNNNNNNNNNNNNNNNNNNNNNNNNNNNNNNNNNNNNNNNNNNNNNNNNNNNNNNNNNNNNNNNNNNNNNNNNNNNNNNNNNNNNNNNNNNNNNNNNNNNNNNNNNNNNNNNNNNNNNNNNNNNNNNNNNNNNNNNNNNNNNNNNNNNNNNNNNNNNNNNNNNNNNNNNNNNNNNNNNNNNNNNNNNNNNNNNNNNNNNNNNNNNNNNNNNNNNNNNNNNNNNNNNNNNNNNNNNNNNNNNNNNNNNNNNNNNNNNNNNNNNNNNNNNNNNNNNNNNNNNNNNNNNNNNNNNNNNNNNNNNNNNNNNNNNNNNNNNNNNNNNNNNNNNNNNNNNNNNNNNNNNNNNNNNNNNNNNNNNNNNNNNNNNNNNNNNNNNNNNNNNNNNNNNNNNNNNNNNNNNNNNNNNNNNNNNNNNNNNNNNNNNNNNNNNNNNNNNNNNNNNNNNNNNNNNNNNNNNNNNNNNNNNNNNNNNNNNNNNNNNNNNNNNNNNNNNNNNNNNNNNNNNNNNNNNNNNNNNNNNNNNNNNNNNNNNNNNNNNNNNNNNNNNNNNNNNNNNNNGTGTGGGTTTGTGCGGGAGTGCGCTGGTGTGCGTGTAGGTTTGTGCGGGAGTGCGCTGGTGTGCGTGTAGGTTTGTGCGGGAGTGCGCTGGTGTGCGTGTAGGTTTGTGCGGGAGTGcgctggtgtgtgtgtgggtttgtgCGGGAGTGCGCTGGTGTGCGTGTAGGTTTGTGCGGGAGTGCGCtggtgtgcgtgcgtgcgtgagCCAGTTGTTCTGGCGTTACCCCTGTCAGAGGGCCAGCAGAGCACCTTCCTGCCTTGCTACGCTGCCTGCCATCTCTGCTGTCTGCTAACCCCGAGCTCTTTTGCTCAGCAGGAATGCCGCTGCTCCGGCAGGACTCTCCTGTGTCCGTCTACCTCTTCCCTGGCGAGAATAATCAGGAGAGGCCTCCATCCCAGGGCCCTTCCTGCCTTGCTACGCTGCCTGCCTCTCTGCTGTCTGCTAACTCCGAGCTCTTTTGCTCAGCAGGAATGCCGCTGCTCCGGCAGGACTCTCCTGTGTCCGTCTACCTCTTCCCTGGCGAGAATAATCAGGAGAGGCCTCCATCCCAGGGCCCGTCGTGCCCGGACAGGATGGACGTGTACCCCTGCGAGGGGAGTGAGGCAGGGAGCGACTCCACCGACAATGATGACTTTTGCATATTGGATGCCCCGGGCATGGGAATCCCGGTAAGTTAGCGCCGCGTGAGCAAAGACGGGGCAGCCTTCCGAGCTCGACTGTGTCGTAGACATGCCTCGTGCGCGGAGAGAGCTCAAGATGAAGGGGAAGTTGGGACAGTCTTGCTTGGACGTTCAGGCTGCTCTGtcctgagagacagagagagagacgagTGGCAGTGATGAACAGAAGTCCTGAGAGAGATTGATGGCTGTTCTGTTGTGTGAAGGGTGTGTCCCCCACTTCCCGTGCGCCGCGGACTTGGGAGTTAAGTTTTGGACGGACTTGGGCTGGCTGGTCCAGTTCTCGCGGGCTCCAGAGACGGTCCGCTCACGtttcttccctctctccctctccccccactCCACAGCCCAAAGACGGTGAGCCGGTGGTCTCCAAGCTGACGGGCGACTGCATCACCATCCGGGACGGCTACTTTGCCCGGCCCATCGGGAGCACCGACCTGCTGAAGGCCCCGGCCAGGTTCCCCGTGCCCGACACCCGCCTCATGCTGCGAGAGATCTCCGTCGTCTGGCACCTGTACGGGGGGAAGGACTTCGGCCCCCTCCGCCCGTCCTCTGGGCACGGGCATTCTCCGAGGCAGGTTCAGTCGGGCCGACGGGGGGGCGGGtggaggggtgtgggggaggAGCGGTTAGATCGGTGCCCAGCTTCCAGTGGCCTCCCACCACGAAAGCTTGCGAGGCAGCGGTTCCCGGTGGGGTATGGTTCCAGGGTACAGCCTGTGTGCTGCAGATGGTCCCTCACTGACCCAGCTTAGTCAGGGCAAGGCACAGGAATGTGGGGACAGGCCGCCCGGCAGCAGCAACTACAGCAGGGGTCAGCTTTAACCGTAATGAATGGCGggataggcttgaggggctgaatggccaccgcCCAGTTCCCTCTGGCCTGGATCTCCTGACCCCACGTTCCGGCAGATTGATGGGTGTGACCCACAGGTTCACAAACACTCTCAGCCCGTTGCCACACTCCTGTACAGgatcaggaagaggccattctgcccctttgTAGTGTTACTGTACaggatcaggaggaggccattctgcccctttgTAGTGTTACTGTAAaggatcaggaggaggccattctgcccctttgTAGTGTTACTGTATaggatcaggaggaggccattctgcccctttaGTGTTACTGTACaggatcaggaggaggccattcaacccctttgTAGTGTTACTGTATaggatcaggaggaggccattctgcccctttgTAGTGTTACTGTACAGgatcaggaagaggccattctgcccctttaGTGTTACTGTACaggatcaggaggaggccattcagcccctttgtaGTGTTACTGTATaggatcaggaggaggccattctgcccctttgTAGTGTTACTGTACaggatcaggaggaggccattcagcccctttgtaGTGTTACTGTATAGGataaggaggaggccattctgcccctttgTAGTGTTCCTGTACaggatcaggaggaggccattctgctcctTTGTAGTGTTACTGTACAGGATCAggaggaggaggcaattcagcccctttgtTCCTGTATAgtatcaggaggaggccattcagcccctttgcaGAGTTCCGGTACATGAGGCGGGTGTGACGTGCCGGTGTGTATGCCATAACCTTGGCGTATTGTTGCAGGATGAGACCGGTGGCTGTCAGTGCCAGGGGTTCACCGTCCCGCTCAGCCTTCCCCAACCGACCACAGAACACGTGGAGGACACAGGGTGGCTCCGGCCGCAACCACGAGATCCTGATGGAGATCCAGCTCACCAAGGTAGGCCGGCTCAGCCAGGGGAGTGGCTTGGGAGGGGGGTATGGGCATTGTGCCAGCACTGCCCGCCTGCATTCTCCACTCGACCCTCTGCAGAATCAGCCCCTCGTTACTCACTGACCACTGGTCACCCTCTGGCCTCGACTGGACACTGGCGAGGGCGGGAGGGAAGGGAGACTGCCAGTGTGACGCCAACCCTCCGACCGTCCATTGCACCTTAGACAAGTGGGTCACTGGTGTCTGCTCAAAGCTCAGGACATCAGCCCATAACCCAGAAGAACGGTCCAGTGCAgaacagtcagtgctgagggagggctgcactgtcggagggtcagtactgagggagtgccgcactgtcagagggtcagtactgagggagggccgcactgtcggagggtcagtactgagggagtgccgcactgtcggggggtcagtactgagggagtgcctcactgtcggagggtcagtactgagggagtgctgcactgtcggagggttagtgctgagggagtgccgcactgtcggagggtcagtgctgagggagtgccgcactgtcggagggtcagtactgagggagcgccgcactgtcggagggtcagtactgagggagtgcagcactgtcagtgggtcagtactgagggagtgcagcactgtcggtgggtcagtactgagggagtgcagcactgtcagagggtcagtactgagggagtgcagcactgtcagtgggtcagtactgagggagtgcagcactgtcggtgggtcagtactgagggagttcagcactgtcggtgggtcagtactgagggagtgcagcactgtcggtgggtcagtactgagggagtgcagcactgtcagagggtcagtactgagggagtgcagcactgtcagagggtcagtactgagggagtgccgcactgtcaaagggtcagtactgagggagtgccgcactgtcaaagggtcagtgctgaggcagcaccgcactgtcggagggtcagtgctgaggcagcgccgcactgtcggagggtcagtactgagggagcgccgcaccgcactgtcgggggtcagtgctgaggcagcaccgcactgtcggagggtcagtgctgaggcagcgccgcactgtcggagggtcagtgctgaggcagcgccgcactgtcggagggtcagtgctgagggagcgccgcactgtcggagggtcagtgctgagggagcgccgcactgtcggagggtcggtgctgagggatcGCCGCTCTGAGATGTTTAACTGGGTCTCTGTCTGCCCCGTTGGTAGATGTGAAATCTCCCACAGCTGGTGGAAGTGAGTGTGGTTCTGTCCCGTCGTGCAGCCAGTGCTGACACCTCGACGTACATCTGAGCAAGTCGGTGATGGCAGTGGGCACGAGGTTTCAGCAGTAACTGGGATGCTCGGGTGCGGGACAAGAGACGAGCGTGCACCTGTTTGTAGTCTTTGAGCTGATCTGCTGTTCTACCCTCCTCAACCCTCTCAGGTGAGTTTCCAGCATGAGACCTACCCTGCGCCTGCCACTGTGCCTGAGAAAGGTGCGACTGAGCCAGAGTTGGAGGAGCAGCCCATCTCGCGGCAGGTCTTCATTGTGCAGGAGCTGGAGATCCGGGATCGCTTAGCCACCTCGCAGATCAACAAGTTCCTTTACCTCTACACCAGCGAGAAGATGCCTCGGAGAGCCCACTCCAACATGGTGCGGACCTCAGCGACTCGGTTTGATGGCCGTTAGATTTCCCAGCATGCTCTGCTGGAGAGTCCTGGCGCCAATCCCTGAACTCCCTCCCTCGCGGCGCCCCGCTGCCTTCTCAAGGAGCGgtgagggacaggcagtaaatgccaGGCCCAGCCCGTGACTCCCTCTCCCCacgaatacatttttaaaaagaagttctgGTGGTTGGAGTCTGTACGACCAGAGCGGTGCTGTATTAACCTGTTGCAGCCCTCTCTTGTCAACACAGGTTCTCATTGGGAGCcagtcacatgacatcagttgCCTTCCAGCTTACATCCCAGTGATTGTTTTCCCAGAGTTGTCCTGCGATTCCCACTAGCGTTGACTGCAGTGCCAGTGGAAAGGGTGGGTGTGTGGGAATTGTTTTCCGAAAGATGTCCTGTGATTTTTACCTGGTCCAGGTAGTCAGCGACTGAGCTATGGTTAGAACTTGAACGAAGAAATGCTCCCCCTCAGCCTGTCCCCTCCCGTGGTTGGAGCAGCGATGAATGTGTTTCGCTCTGGCCCAAGTGTAATCAAGCCCAAATTCTCCGTATCTCCAAAAACCCACACTTCTCTCCCTCTCAGTCACTCCATTCCGTCTTTCCATTTCCCACCGATTTATCTTAtgggttcatagaatcccttacagtgcagatagaggccatttggcctatcaagtctgcaagGACCCTCAgaatagcatcccaccctatccctgtaaccctgcatttcccacggccaacccaccccagtcttcggactgtgggaggaaagcggagcacccggagtaaacccacgcagatgcaggggaagaatgtgcaaactccacgcagacagccgcccgagggtggaatcgaacctgggtccctggcgctgtgaggcagcagtgctaacccactgagccaccgtgccatacaTTTTGTGCGGCTGTCGTGGAGGTGTGGCCATCACAGTGAGGCACTGCCCTTTCCCACGATGCTCTATTGCAGCTCTCGTGGGCCCCAGCTGATGACTTGCCCAACCCGGGGGGGGCGTGTGTTGGCCTCAGGGGGCCCTCGCTGGTTGACGTGGCCCAGTCTGTTGACCCTCGGAGATGGTGGCTTTTAACCTGCGCCGTTAATCGGGGAGTCCTTCTGCGCAGCGTCAGAGCGATCACCTCCAACCCTCTTGTTCTCCACAGCTGACAATCAAGGCCCTGCACTTGCGCCCCGAGTCCGGACTCGGTGGTCCGGAATGCTGCCTCCGAGTCTCCCTCATGCCGTTACGCCTCAACATTGACCAGGTTAGTCGGCGGACTGTAACTGTAAACCCCCCCAACCCGTCATTCTCCAGTGAGCTCCATCGCCCTCACACCCACATCGCACCCGTCAACTTCACTCCACCCCTCCATCCCTGCACCCACCATTGTGCTACCTCAGCAGAAGGCTGCGATTCGGTGGCTCATGGGGTCAGGCCCCCCGGATTACTCCACCGCAGCCCTGCAGTCGTGGAATGTTCATAGAATCACAaaagtgtggaaacgggcccttcagctctgcaaggccacaccaaccctccgaagagtaacccacccaagacccattcccctacgactctacatttatcccgaacgaatgcacctaacccacacatccctggacaccaagggacaatttaccacagccaatccaccctaacctgcacatccctgggcactatgggacaatctagcacggccaatccacccagtgctaacccactgtgcCTCCCCTGTCTCATGCAGTCATTTTatcattctttctctttctccccagGATGCCTTATTCTTCCTGAAGGATTTCTTCACGAGCTTTGCGACCGGGATCAATCCCGTTATTCCTGTTGAAACAGCGACGGAAGGTGAGATTCTGGCCAGGGCGTGGAGCTGCTTTGCTCGGGATATTTGTGAGGGACCTGGAGGGCGTGGGGCAGAGGGTTCAGCCTGCCCCGTCAGCTGGCTGTGCGTAGGTGTGAGGGAGGGTTCTCACTGGGAGAAGAGGTCACCTCCAGGGTCCTGGCCAGCGTTTGCCCCACCAGCCCCGTAAAATAAAACCAGCCCAGGCACTTGATCATTCCTCTTACTGTATTGGCAGGTTTTAATCCAACTCTGCATCAACACTGGTGCTTGGCCTAAGCAAcaggagttcaaagtttgtgagaagatttgtagctcgggtgctcgttgttgtggttctgttcgccgagctgggaatttgtgttgcagacgtttcatcccctgtctaggtgacatcctccgtgcttgggagcctcctgtgaagcgcttctgtgttgtttcctccggcatttatagtggcctgtctttGCCGCTTCTGGgcgtcagttccagctgtccgctgcagtggtcagtatattgggtctaggtcaatgtgcttattgattgaatctgtggatgagtgccatgcctctaggaattccctggctgttctctgtttggtttatAATAGTAATGTTCTCCccgtcgaactcatgttgcttgtcatctgcgtgtgtggctactaaggatagctgacaaccggaagcggcagagacaaaccactataaatgccagaggaaagatcacagatcacaggaggctcccaagcactgaggatgccacccagacaggggacgaaacgtctgcaacacaaattcccagctcggcgaacagaaccacaacaacaggagTGTGCGGTATACTCGGGATGGGCTGAGTGGCCGCCTCCTTTGTAAAGCATGTGATTCGAGCCGCCTCCGCCGTTCGGTATGGAGCTCACGCCTGATGTGGAGTCCACCTCTGTCCCACGATGTTGCCCCCAGGCCCTTACCTCCTCTGGTGTCCGAATCCCAGGATTGCAGCCTCTGAGGGAATACCTCAGTGGCCGAACGTGGAGGAAGAGGAAATGGGCAGGGAATTCTGAAACCTCAGCGCAAATACCCTCCTTGCCCTCGGTCTGAAAGGGGTCACTTTACCCGGAGCATGGCTGGTGCCAAGAACACAAGCAAGGAGCTCACTCGACTCGGCAACGTATGTTTTTGTACTAACCCACTCGCTGtctcaccctctccctctcccgcgctcttgctctctcgctggcttgctccctccctccctccctccctccctcactctctccctcactctctccctccctcgctccctccctccctcgctccctcgctccctccctccctccctccctccctcNNNNNNNNNNNNNNNNNNNNNNNNNNNNNNNNNNNNNNNNNNNNNNNNNNNNNNNNNNNNNNNNNNNNNNNNNNNNNNNNNNNNNNNNNNNNNNNNNNNNNNNNNNNNNNNNNNNNNNNNNNNNNNNNNNNNNNNNNNNNNNNNNNNNNNNNNNNNNNNNNNNNNNNNNNNNNNNNNNNNNNNNNNNNNNNNNNNNNNNNNNNNNNNNNNNNNNNNNNNNNNNNNNNNNNNNNNN
It contains:
- the LOC122548139 gene encoding autophagy-related protein 2 homolog A-like, producing the protein MLDLCSMEAHVPLLKNRLRSLSGFPCVPSVRVRCQGGLHRVVFPVWPHPPYLLRGATLTPLYVLCIPPPPPPCFGAAEVEDYFLPERLEVPSFTAPMGLDPTIVCSDEGLASKLTAGQKDRSPPMLSAAIKITLDTARSIKEFLVALRLQGATLCHRMALTNQSWHEQLMDFFDVMDDPILGYTPPTVITVLHTHLVSCAVDYRPLYLPVRVLITAETFTLSSNIIVDTATFHLRFILDDSAVYLCNRCNTETVDLKKGNALSVHHPPARTQSVAWPVVAQPLFELRCSNNVVHVHTCADSCATLVNLVQYVVNSGDLHPPPKQDSPTEIAGQRLQDSPVSVYLFPGENNQERPPSQGPSCLATLPASLLSANSELFCSAGMPLLRQDSPVSVYLFPGENNQERPPSQGPSCPDRMDVYPCEGSEAGSDSTDNDDFCILDAPGMGIPPKDGEPVVSKLTGDCITIRDGYFARPIGSTDLLKAPARFPVPDTRLMLREISVVWHLYGGKDFGPLRPSSGHGHSPRMRPVAVSARGSPSRSAFPNRPQNTWRTQGGSGRNHEILMEIQLTKVSFQHETYPAPATVPEKGATEPELEEQPISRQVFIVQELEIRDRLATSQINKFLYLYTSEKMPRRAHSNMLTIKALHLRPESGLGGPECCLRVSLMPLRLNIDQDALFFLKDFFTSFATGINPVIPVETATEGEILARAWSCFARDICEGPGGRGAEGSACPVSWLCVGVREGSHWEKRSPPGSWPAFAPPAP